Proteins from one Deinococcus sp. AB2017081 genomic window:
- a CDS encoding dihydrofolate reductase family protein: MRRLVYYIASSVDGFIADSEGKTDAFAQSPEYLAELADRFPDTFPAHVRTPLGIGGPNRQFDTVLMGRHTYEPALQSGITSPYPHLEQYVFSRRLAPTAEQNLHIVADDPVATVRGLKARPGPLDLWLCGGGHLAAQLLPELDELIVKLNPVVLGSGIPLFSGVASVPLTLVEQQALHGGVALLRYLRAQH; the protein is encoded by the coding sequence ATGCGCCGACTCGTGTACTACATCGCCAGCAGCGTGGACGGCTTCATCGCCGACTCGGAGGGCAAAACCGACGCCTTTGCGCAATCACCGGAGTACCTCGCCGAACTCGCCGACCGCTTCCCCGATACCTTTCCTGCCCATGTCCGCACGCCCCTGGGCATCGGCGGCCCGAACCGCCAGTTCGACACCGTGCTAATGGGCCGCCATACCTACGAACCGGCCCTCCAGTCCGGCATCACCAGTCCGTATCCCCATCTGGAGCAGTACGTCTTCAGCCGTCGCCTCGCGCCGACGGCAGAGCAGAACCTCCACATCGTCGCTGACGATCCTGTGGCCACCGTGCGCGGCCTCAAGGCGCGGCCCGGCCCCCTGGATCTGTGGCTGTGTGGCGGCGGTCACCTGGCGGCCCAACTGCTGCCAGAGCTGGACGAACTGATCGTGAAGCTCAATCCGGTCGTGCTGGGATCGGGCATCCCCCTGTTCTCGGGCGTGGCGTCCGTGCCCCTGACGCTCGTGGAACAGCAGGCCCTCCACGGCGGCGTGGCGCTCCTGCGGTACCTCCGGGCACAGCACTGA
- a CDS encoding TetR/AcrR family transcriptional regulator — protein sequence MPSNPTRRETLTDAGLRVLAAHGARHLTHRATDREAGVPLGTTVNYFSTRTALLAGLGHRIFERLAPAPAEVPPPGTAPAAAYIHAIVRRTTEQPDLTLALFELRLEAARHPELARALTSTLERSYAQDVTFHSQAGLPGGAREVALLHYAVDGLLLDLLTVSINGRHDTAEMVELLVRRLLPPT from the coding sequence GTGCCGTCCAATCCCACCCGCCGCGAGACGCTGACCGACGCCGGGCTGCGCGTGCTGGCCGCCCACGGTGCCCGCCACCTGACCCACCGCGCCACCGACCGCGAGGCGGGCGTGCCGCTGGGCACCACCGTCAACTACTTCTCCACCCGGACCGCGCTGCTCGCGGGGCTGGGCCACCGGATCTTCGAGCGGCTGGCTCCGGCCCCGGCGGAGGTGCCGCCACCCGGCACCGCACCGGCTGCCGCGTACATCCACGCCATCGTTCGGCGCACCACCGAGCAGCCGGATCTGACGCTGGCGCTGTTCGAACTGCGGCTGGAGGCGGCCCGGCACCCGGAACTCGCCCGTGCCCTGACCTCCACTCTGGAGCGCAGCTACGCGCAGGACGTGACTTTCCACTCGCAGGCAGGGCTCCCGGGTGGAGCGCGCGAGGTGGCGCTCCTGCACTACGCCGTCGACGGACTGCTGCTCGACCTGCTCACCGTGTCCATCAACGGCCGCCACGACACCGCAGAGATGGTGGAGCTGCTCGTGCGGCGACTGCTGCCCCCGACCTGA
- a CDS encoding semialdehyde dehydrogenase — MTREGTAAAPTYRARHPVAYLTYPGADAAHGLGRPPGPLGWLPQHALGHLPLRPSVTATLRSEDNPERPAGWVITLPLTEAELRAGSARATRTILRAVGRAQALGARTVGLGGRMAQATAYGRALCGMEDVGVTTGGAYTAALTFMLIQRVLRHCAAQTRIAVVGAGTGIGQGVATLLARHTAHPLLLVDPHERPPRELQATVATGRAQTTAELLHVHTCGLVVVLGPAASGLRAAHLGPDATVLDAASPRVFWPQLLLDRPDIRIVDAPQAGVPGIRHPGRDTTLPTCLAETLLLGLSGHEGHFALGDPTPGQAQTMLNLAARFSRLGFAPAAPQSFGTPVTLNRRFEQDTPAGADRREQTRRGTGTWPALPLASTTP, encoded by the coding sequence ATGACCAGGGAAGGGACAGCGGCAGCACCGACGTACCGGGCTCGGCACCCGGTCGCGTATCTCACGTACCCCGGTGCCGACGCGGCGCACGGCCTGGGGCGACCGCCAGGGCCGCTGGGGTGGCTACCACAGCACGCGCTGGGCCACCTGCCCCTGCGCCCGTCCGTGACCGCCACCCTGCGCTCCGAGGACAACCCGGAGCGCCCGGCCGGCTGGGTGATCACGCTGCCCCTGACCGAGGCCGAGCTGCGGGCCGGTTCCGCCCGCGCGACCCGGACGATCCTGCGGGCGGTCGGCCGCGCCCAGGCCCTCGGTGCCCGCACGGTGGGCCTGGGGGGCCGGATGGCGCAGGCCACCGCGTACGGCAGGGCACTGTGCGGCATGGAGGACGTGGGGGTCACGACCGGTGGTGCCTACACGGCTGCGCTGACATTCATGCTGATCCAGCGCGTCCTGAGGCACTGCGCGGCGCAGACCCGGATCGCGGTGGTCGGGGCGGGCACAGGGATCGGTCAGGGCGTGGCGACGCTGCTCGCCCGCCACACGGCACACCCGCTGCTGCTGGTCGACCCCCACGAGCGTCCGCCACGCGAGCTGCAGGCCACCGTGGCGACGGGCCGGGCGCAGACCACGGCCGAGCTGCTCCATGTGCACACATGCGGCCTGGTGGTCGTGCTGGGTCCGGCGGCGTCCGGGCTGCGCGCGGCCCACCTGGGGCCAGACGCCACCGTGCTCGACGCCGCCAGTCCCCGCGTGTTCTGGCCGCAGCTGCTGCTCGACCGACCGGACATCCGGATCGTGGATGCCCCTCAGGCAGGTGTGCCCGGCATCCGCCATCCCGGCCGCGACACGACCCTGCCCACGTGTCTGGCCGAGACGCTGCTGCTGGGCCTGTCGGGACACGAGGGTCATTTCGCGCTGGGCGACCCGACCCCGGGACAGGCCCAGACCATGCTGAACCTCGCTGCGCGCTTTTCCCGGCTGGGCTTCGCTCCAGCCGCGCCGCAGTCCTTCGGCACACCGGTCACCCTGAACCGGCGCTTCGAGCAGGACACGCCGGCAGGGGCCGATCGGCGAGAACAGACCCGGCGGGGCACCGGCACCTGGCCCGCCCTGCCGCTGGCGAGCACTACACCGTGA
- a CDS encoding NADPH:quinone oxidoreductase family protein, translating to MTDTMKAMVVERLGPPDVMELRDVPVPTPGPGEVRIEVEAVGINFADVLAVAGEYLTRTKVPYTPGMEFAGIVESLGDGVTGVQVGQRVAALGGSGALARYSVVNAAGLIPVPQSLSGAQAAAFPVSYFTAYHGLKTLGRGVAGEWVLVQAAAGALGTASIQLAKALDMKVIAMASTEEKLSIARDLGADVTLLQDDEERVQKVRDAAGGQGVPLILEVVGGKRFQESLDMAAGQGRIIVIGNASREQANLRPVELMKRNLSVTGLWLTSLMSDRAATAEAAQILSQLVGSGQVTPQVGPTYALADSARAFQDILNRKTTGKVIIEPQR from the coding sequence ATGACCGACACGATGAAGGCGATGGTGGTGGAGCGGCTCGGCCCGCCCGACGTGATGGAACTCCGTGACGTGCCCGTGCCCACTCCCGGCCCCGGCGAGGTCAGGATCGAGGTCGAGGCCGTGGGCATCAACTTCGCCGATGTGCTGGCGGTGGCCGGCGAGTACCTGACCCGCACCAAGGTGCCCTATACGCCCGGCATGGAGTTTGCCGGCATCGTCGAGTCGCTGGGCGACGGCGTGACGGGGGTACAGGTCGGACAGCGAGTTGCCGCGCTGGGCGGCAGCGGCGCGCTCGCCCGGTACTCGGTCGTGAACGCCGCCGGGCTGATCCCGGTGCCGCAGAGCCTGTCGGGCGCGCAGGCGGCGGCCTTCCCGGTGTCGTACTTCACGGCATACCACGGCCTGAAGACCCTGGGGCGCGGCGTGGCGGGCGAGTGGGTTCTGGTGCAGGCGGCGGCCGGGGCGCTGGGCACCGCGAGCATCCAGCTTGCGAAGGCTCTGGATATGAAGGTCATCGCCATGGCGAGTACAGAGGAGAAGCTGAGCATCGCCCGTGACCTGGGCGCCGACGTCACACTCCTGCAGGACGACGAGGAGCGGGTGCAGAAGGTGCGCGACGCGGCGGGCGGACAGGGCGTGCCGCTGATCCTGGAAGTCGTGGGGGGCAAGCGCTTCCAGGAGAGCCTGGACATGGCGGCGGGCCAGGGGCGGATTATCGTGATCGGGAACGCCAGCCGCGAACAGGCGAACCTGCGCCCCGTGGAACTGATGAAGCGCAACCTGAGCGTGACCGGCCTGTGGCTGACCAGCCTGATGTCCGACCGGGCGGCGACCGCCGAGGCCGCGCAGATCCTCTCGCAGCTGGTGGGCAGCGGGCAGGTCACGCCGCAGGTCGGGCCGACCTATGCGCTGGCCGACAGTGCGCGCGCCTTCCAGGACATCCTGAACCGCAAGACCACGGGCAAGGTGATCATCGAACCCCAGCGCTAA
- a CDS encoding PspA/IM30 family protein, which translates to MSILDRLSRLLRANVNDLISRAEDPGLIIEQALRDMRGAYGEARAEVAEAMAQAAKLEREATTNRRMSDEYAKKAEEALRGGNEELAREALRRSQNTKDLAAGFEEQRTIQTTTIDQLKTQLRALEAKIDEMESKKSLLAARQKTAQAGATLDRVSGFDKAGGAMDAFEEMEQKVAGMEDRNRASQELRKEGDIDAQLKDLGREQALEDAMAALKAKVQGPANDR; encoded by the coding sequence ATGAGCATCCTTGACCGACTGTCCCGACTGCTGCGCGCCAACGTGAACGACCTGATCTCCAGGGCCGAGGATCCGGGCCTGATCATCGAGCAGGCGCTGCGGGACATGCGCGGTGCGTACGGTGAGGCCCGCGCCGAGGTGGCCGAGGCCATGGCACAGGCCGCGAAGCTGGAGCGCGAGGCCACCACCAACCGCCGCATGAGCGACGAGTACGCCAAGAAAGCCGAGGAAGCCCTGCGCGGCGGCAACGAGGAGCTGGCCCGCGAGGCCCTGCGCCGCTCACAGAACACCAAGGATCTGGCGGCCGGCTTCGAGGAGCAGCGCACGATCCAGACCACGACGATCGACCAGCTCAAGACCCAGCTGCGGGCCCTGGAAGCCAAGATCGACGAGATGGAATCGAAGAAGTCGCTGCTGGCGGCCCGGCAGAAGACCGCGCAGGCTGGCGCGACCCTCGACCGGGTGTCGGGTTTCGACAAGGCCGGCGGCGCGATGGACGCCTTCGAGGAGATGGAGCAGAAGGTTGCGGGCATGGAAGACCGCAACCGCGCGTCACAGGAACTGCGCAAGGAGGGGGACATCGATGCGCAGCTCAAGGATCTGGGCCGCGAACAGGCCCTGGAGGACGCCATGGCGGCGCTGAAGGCCAAGGTGCAGGGGCCGGCGAACGACCGCTGA
- a CDS encoding TetR/AcrR family transcriptional regulator: MVSAPNRPARARSAAEKTQRRDDILRAAERLWNTSTYTDLSMNHVAREAQLAKGTLYLYFDTKEELFLALVSEHLQTWINDTIRLLQERRPVTPAAVADALLDASSDVVPLRRLMLLLGTVLERNVRPELTRDFRRDVTARVQMLISHLPFSDTMSLKILRHLYALAIGWQHLAEEFTTSATDAVAAPGPDPYAADFELAMRAVIDRLAAQDTARR; the protein is encoded by the coding sequence ATGGTCAGTGCCCCCAACCGCCCCGCCCGCGCCCGCAGCGCCGCCGAAAAGACCCAACGCCGGGACGACATCCTCCGGGCCGCCGAGCGCCTGTGGAATACGTCCACCTACACCGATCTGAGCATGAACCACGTGGCCCGCGAGGCCCAGCTGGCCAAGGGCACCCTGTACCTGTATTTCGATACCAAGGAAGAACTGTTTCTAGCGCTGGTCAGTGAGCACCTCCAGACCTGGATCAACGACACCATCCGTCTGCTTCAGGAGCGCCGGCCGGTCACGCCCGCTGCCGTGGCGGACGCCCTGCTGGACGCCAGCTCGGATGTCGTGCCCCTGCGGCGCCTGATGCTGCTGCTGGGCACCGTGCTGGAGCGCAATGTCCGGCCGGAGCTGACCCGCGACTTCCGCCGTGACGTGACCGCACGCGTCCAGATGCTGATCTCTCACCTGCCCTTCAGCGACACCATGAGCCTGAAGATCCTGCGGCACCTCTACGCCCTGGCGATCGGCTGGCAGCACCTGGCCGAGGAGTTCACGACATCGGCCACGGACGCCGTGGCCGCGCCCGGCCCGGATCCGTATGCCGCCGACTTCGAACTGGCCATGCGAGCGGTGATCGACCGGCTGGCCGCCCAGGACACCGCCCGCCGCTGA
- the purU gene encoding formyltetrahydrofolate deformylase, with amino-acid sequence MTGSAPISAPDALPLDPLNTATLTIACPDRKGIVAAVSVFLHNHGANIIHSDQHSTDPVGGTFFMRMEFHLDGLDLAREPFEKAFGEVVAEPFGMDWTLTYRSQPRRMAILVSRYDHCFLDLLWRKRRGELHVEIPLIISNHEDLRRDAEMFGIPFHVVPVTKENKAEAEAEQVRLLHGAGADFAVLARYMQILSGDFLRGFGRPVINIHHSFLPAFVGANPYRAAFNRGVKLIGATSHYVTEELDAGPIIAQDVIPVTHRETPDSLMRMGRDVERQVLARAVKAHVDDRVLVHGNKTVVF; translated from the coding sequence ATGACCGGATCCGCCCCCATCTCCGCGCCCGATGCCCTGCCTCTCGATCCGCTCAACACGGCCACGCTGACGATCGCGTGCCCGGATCGCAAGGGCATCGTGGCGGCCGTGTCGGTGTTCCTGCACAACCACGGCGCGAACATCATCCACAGTGACCAGCACAGCACCGATCCGGTCGGCGGCACCTTCTTCATGCGCATGGAGTTTCATCTCGACGGCCTCGATCTGGCGCGCGAGCCCTTCGAGAAGGCCTTCGGCGAGGTGGTGGCTGAGCCCTTCGGCATGGACTGGACGCTCACCTACCGGTCGCAGCCCCGGCGCATGGCGATCCTGGTCAGCCGGTATGACCACTGCTTCCTGGACCTGCTGTGGCGCAAGCGGCGGGGTGAACTGCACGTCGAGATTCCGCTGATCATCTCCAACCACGAGGATCTGCGCCGCGACGCCGAGATGTTCGGCATTCCCTTCCATGTCGTGCCGGTCACGAAGGAGAACAAGGCCGAGGCCGAGGCCGAACAGGTGCGGCTGCTGCACGGGGCGGGCGCGGACTTCGCCGTGCTGGCGCGGTACATGCAGATCCTGTCCGGGGATTTCCTGCGGGGCTTCGGGCGGCCGGTGATCAACATCCACCACTCGTTCCTGCCGGCCTTCGTGGGGGCCAATCCGTACCGCGCCGCCTTCAACCGGGGCGTCAAGCTGATCGGTGCGACCAGCCACTACGTCACCGAGGAACTGGATGCCGGGCCGATCATCGCGCAGGACGTCATCCCGGTCACGCACCGCGAGACGCCGGACTCGCTGATGCGGATGGGACGTGATGTCGAACGGCAGGTGCTGGCCCGTGCCGTGAAGGCCCATGTGGACGATCGCGTGCTCGTGCATGGCAACAAGACGGTCGTGTTCTGA